A window of Amia ocellicauda isolate fAmiCal2 chromosome 20, fAmiCal2.hap1, whole genome shotgun sequence genomic DNA:
GCAGTCCATTACAGATTTGATGTAATTTTTCTAGAATAAATTATCCCTTGTAATTAATGGTCAGTGGTGGGAAATGACCTTAAAAATACTTTTCCATGGTACTACACTTCAAGGAAAAGCTGatactttatttgttttagtagGGAAGCTGGAAAAAAGCTGTTTATCTTTGTCTTTAGATAAGTGCTGTTTGTCTAAATAACATAAGACTTGCGGCAGTAAAAAGACATCTTATCTTTCAAGTGTAACATGGAAAAAACAGTAAGCAGTTGACTGCTTAGGGATGACAAAGGGACTCTTACACGTCAACCACTTGTTATACCACTTACATAGAGTCCATATCTGTGAAACCAGAAATGCTCACCAAATACTACTTcttactttttatattttttatagaaaaaaacaagaacaacaagctGCTTGGGAACATCATACATATTACATGAACTcttgaataatataaatatttgcaGTGTGtatcaaaaaataattaatattcaaAACAAGAACTGTAATTTACAAAATCACAATCAGGAATGAACTGACAATATGGGGATTCGGAGAATTCTGATTTGCAGCGATGGGAAGTTCACAGTTTCTTTTGTGATGATGAACAGGCTAAGCCGTAGTTTAGTGCTAATTAGATCTGCAGAGTGGACATACGGGAAATGAGttacaatttgtttttcttttcgcCTTGCTTTTTTTAACCAATTGTCCACCATACTCATGATGAGTGAAAACCTCAAAAGGGTTGTTTCtcattacattttacagtatTGATGATGCTGACATACAATTCTCATTGTTTCCAGAATGAAAATTGAACATTGAACAAATATGGAATATGAACTCGTATGAATACATGCCCAACATAAATTATTGGCAAAtagtcctctttgaaaatgtatttataggtGGTGtgaatatttacatttcttcAGTAATGGGATACCCTACAATAACATTAACATATGCTGCTGCTGTACAtgcattacattaaataaagaacCAAGACATTTATATGTTCAATTTACAGATTTACATGAAAATGTAACACTGACTTTCAGACTCACTGTCACTACCTACATCCACATTCAGCAACTTTCATTTCTTCATATAAATGCTTTACTGTAATGATGCCATTCTCATCCTGATACATGACTGTGATCGGGTCCAGTTTAGTGGGAACACAACAAGCCTTTCCAGCTTTCTTGGGGTTGCTGAGATTGACAAGAGTCTGAATAATGGCGTGCTTAGAGGGAGTCAGGTCATCAGTCAAAGGATAGTAGCACACACCTCTGCACTCAAAAGCATCGTATACTTTGGGTGCCACGATCCAGGAATCCCAACCGATGTCTTGAAAATTCACTCGAAGAGACGTCTTCCGGCAGTAGTCCTTCTTCACGTGTCTTCTTCTCCTCAGATGGACTTTAGCGGCGAGGTCATTGTAGTCACTTTTATTATCCTTCCTTGACACAACGAAGCTGTGGTCGTCTTGGGTTTGGGTGTCCTTCATATGCTCTCGGCTCTCTTTCTTGTCGCTTCCCAGGTCATCCGAAAAAACGATCAGCATGGCAGAGCTGTTGTCCTTCAGGCTCACACTGATGTCGAAACCACCCCCTTCGAAAGGCCCGCTGTCTCTGCGCTCGATGTGCACAGCGAACGTGCTTGTGGTTTGACCCGACTTCACCCAGCGCTTGATAGCATCGGTAACTTCAAAAGCTTCCCAGGAATGGTGCTTTCCCTCTACATCCTTAGCGCTGAGAAAGTGGAATATGGGTTGGTCTTGGCTGTACTCCAGgtcatatattttaattgtggCCAGGATACCATTATAGCTTCTTGCACTTTTATCAAGGAAAGTGTATAACCTGAGCTCTGCCATAGTGATCTCCTCGTGGCTGGGCATGGAGAGGTTGAACCGTAGCAGGTGCTTTGTTTCGCTACCATTTATTTCGGTGTGGGGAACATCTGCAAGAAAGGAGAGTGCAGCTTTTACACATTATTGCTGAATACTACATGTTGTCTGCTAGGGTTGTTGTGTTTCTGAcaaagggctagaccaaatcaaacgtCTGACCTACCCGGGAATTGCACAATACGTAAAAAGTTGGTAATGTGCCATTTGTAGGTTGGTTAATCTTTTGATACTTGATTTGCATTTGTATACACATAAACATGAGTGAAagacttataaataaataaaacagctaAAGAAAACCATATAATTTACCAGGAATGGTTGAGGAGAATAAAAAATACCTTACCATttctccatatatatatatttatatatatatatatatatatatatatatatatatatatatatatatatatatatatatatatatatatttttttttttttttaattagatacTCAAAAGAGAATAAGAATATTGGTTGTAGTTTCAAGAATACCTACATTCTACTTGATGCTTTCCCGCTAGGTACTGAAAGAAACTAATATAAACAAAACGAGCAAAGTATTCCAAAGCAACATTTACTGGATAAAACAATCAAGTTTAGAAACAAGTATGTACTTGTACTTGTACTTCCAGTACTTCCATAATTACATCTATATCATATAAATATTAATCAAATGTTGTGGAGATTTACACATACCTTGTATATTGAAGCTTCGAATTATGTCTGACCGAGGAATTGAAGACTTATCAGTTGCATATCTGTTGTACAACTCAATCATGAACTGCGGAGGATGTATTTTGTTGTGTTCCTGTGGCAATCCTGATAAATTCAAAAGCCGCAGAAATTCATCTTTCATGTTCTCTAAGAAGCCGTTCAGGTTTAACTCCACGTCCTGCTCCTCACTTGAGTCTTGCTCGAAATTCTGGAATGCTTTTTGATTTTCCCTCATTTTAATAATGCCTTTCAGTGGTTTACACCTAGAAGATCCAATGACCACCAACAAGCTAATCCACAGTGGGATTAAGTaattcactgttgcctgcatcTCCAGATTATGATCAATAATTACCTTGGATTCTCGATCTATTTAAACTAGCCACCAGCACACCGAGTGGCAAGAATCTTTACAGCTAAAATTCTGAATAGTGAGCTTCAGTTCTGATTTCTTTGTGAGGGGCTACAGTAAACAGCAGACGCTTGTCAACCAAAATAGTTGTACAGCTATTCTTATCTCAGCCATTGATGTCTTGTTTTAGGCTTTATCTTGTGAGTTAATGAAGATTCTGTAAACATTTGACGGGCACATGTGGATAATGAGAAGGTCACTGTACACCAATACGAAGTTGTACTGAAGTACAAGGTCATTGACTAATGATTTTCTTGTCTAAACTAGTCTAAACTAGTCTAAAGACGATTATGATGCACGTTGCTCTTAATATACTTCATTAGGCCCCACTTTCCCACATAAATGATTCCACTAGAGTTAGAAGGTGTGTAATATTGTACAGCAAAATgcctttgtattgtattttctttagggcctgatatttttataaatattttgtatcatcTTTAATGCATTTTGAGCCCTTTCTAATTACTACAACAGAATTCTCTGATGACTTTCTTAAACTTAGACAAAATCTGTCTTTTATACATGTTTGGTGCTCCACAGTTTACATTGCCTCCTTACCTGTAATGTTGTTAATAACATGCTGTGTAAGAATATGTAATTCCAATATCGttacatttaataaatgcatacaatatCTATACACGATTTGTAGTAACTTGGAATGCAGGCAGAATGATCTTGAATTGCAAACATTCTTAAACTTTCTGTAGCATTCTGCAAGTTCATTTTATTCTAATAGTAATAATCATAGGTTATTTTCTTGTCATGCTATTAAATCCCTTTGGTCACCTGACTACCAAACAACCAAAACCAATACAATAACATTATAAAATCATACAGGAACTATACCAACCACCAAGGTGTTTTCTGCATCTGTTTTGGTTCTCATAGTGCCTAAGACTGACAGTGATTTGTTTTATGGGGTTTTAATTTACCGGAAGAAAAGTAAAATTGGCAGTCTCTCATTTATAACTCATACTTTTATCCtttatttttgtagttttgttatgtattattttcctaCTATAACAATTTAAACTAAAACTCTGCAACAACATGGGGGTGTTCCCTCTGTCCTGGCTGATCATGTGAAAACTGGGGTCTTATTCATGCATTTCCTTTCATCAGCCTTGCTTGGCAGTCATTTTAGCAGAGAACTTCTTGAGACCACTTTCCCGGACTAGCTTTGTCAATGGAAACACACGTCAAAAGTTTAATTTGCTTTGAACATACAGGTCAACCCTTTTAAACCCTAAATCAACTAAAATTAATATCTAAACCAGATCATAATGTTGTCTTCAaaactgtatttatataaacatacaaGATAACAGACTTATTGAATAAATAATCTAATAAGAATGCACTTCAAGACACAACAATACCTTGTGTTTACCAAGAACAAACATTTCTGTGATTCAGAATGATCTGGAGAGCTAACCAATGGCTTGTACATGTGTACCAAATTATCAAGCCATACAATTCAGGACAGCAGGAATTTAATTTGCAGAGCTTTTGACTGACTTAACTTATACTCTGTAAacttatattataatatttacaACCACATTTTACTCATTTAATTATCTTTTATTATGATACTTTTGGTAGCTACTTTCTTCATAACTTAAAACAAATCCCTATACAGTACTCAAAAAACCCAGCGGCTAAAATGTAATATTagctacaaaagaaaaacaaaacaagaaaacaatgtacaTAGAAAAATAGatgaacatttttaaagatgAACATTCtagaaataaaacagtttagTAAGAAAGTCAGAATTCATCCTTGTAACAAATAGAATTGTGGACATACTTTAAGTTCAAACAGAGGCGGACAATTTTAGTAATAAAAAGGTAAATAActttttacaaaaatattacaaacaatatcacaaacaaatatatatatatttttattacagtGCAGAGTAAGAGTGGATAATCTACATATTTATGGGCAGTTTCCCATTCccttttgtaaaacaaaaataaatcataaaactgattgatttattgatacCAACCATCAAAAATAATATCTCACGGTTAATCATCACAATGAAGAGCAGGATTTCAGATCTAGTGATGTAATTAGGCTAAAAATCCTATTCTCATtctattataaaatacattgcTATATGCTAGTACACaggcattcacacacacacttacgcacatacatgcattcatacatacttacatacatacatacatacatacatacatacatacatacatacatttatgttATACAGATAAAACTATGCAAAGAGAAAAATGATAAACACAGGAAGAGACATGTTTCATAAATAGTTCCAGAATATGAAAAAGTAACAGTGTTCCAGTCAATATAGTGAATAATGTAACCTAAAGCTTCAGTCCTGGATGGATACATTTGTTGTACAGTTCAAGAAACTGACAAAGTGGCCCTCCATCTGGATTGGATGTCAGAGAAAGGCCATGTTTTGGTCAGCTGGTAATAAATCAATCCCCTGCACACTCTTCTATCGACATGCGCAGGACTCCACAGACATGTTGGGGTAAATCTTTAACACCACGTTTTTATTCTCGTCCAAGAAAAGGACACTGAGAGAATTCATTTTGTCTGGGACACAGCAGGGCTCAGGGACTCCTGGAATAATACCCACTGCCTTCACAATGCTCTGAATGGTTGCATGATTAGAGGGGCGAACCACCTGCAAGAGAGAAAACACTGTAGTGACAACATATCTTTCACCCTCAGACATAGTTGTGTGTCTCTATAGGTAATTCTGCAATACACAATTCAGAATTTATGTCTGTCTTTAGTTAACTTACAAATTACTTTCTTT
This region includes:
- the gdf2 gene encoding growth/differentiation factor 2, whose product is MQATVNYLIPLWISLLVVIGSSRCKPLKGIIKMRENQKAFQNFEQDSSEEQDVELNLNGFLENMKDEFLRLLNLSGLPQEHNKIHPPQFMIELYNRYATDKSSIPRSDIIRSFNIQDVPHTEINGSETKHLLRFNLSMPSHEEITMAELRLYTFLDKSARSYNGILATIKIYDLEYSQDQPIFHFLSAKDVEGKHHSWEAFEVTDAIKRWVKSGQTTSTFAVHIERRDSGPFEGGGFDISVSLKDNSSAMLIVFSDDLGSDKKESREHMKDTQTQDDHSFVVSRKDNKSDYNDLAAKVHLRRRRHVKKDYCRKTSLRVNFQDIGWDSWIVAPKVYDAFECRGVCYYPLTDDLTPSKHAIIQTLVNLSNPKKAGKACCVPTKLDPITVMYQDENGIITVKHLYEEMKVAECGCR